A single window of Flavobacteriales bacterium DNA harbors:
- a CDS encoding CotH kinase family protein has protein sequence MRNRILFFLFCFSFHFASAQIRIHEVVINNLGPVMDFESSFEDWIEIRNYGSTSVNLAGYHLSDKIGNPSKWTFPSVNVSPGAVVIVFASGKNLVNPEFHSNFSLSQGELLYLTDPALNLLDSMTLPYCPAPYSYGRNTNNVLSFFSSPTFNDPNNGMGYWGVTVAPAIQPSTGVYSSDQLLSFLHHDPNVTIHYTIDGSEPDVNDPVLTAGTMLSFIGTNAGNYWSLIPTNPSFNYPLGSYDSARANTRGWLPPYSNVYRFNVVKAKAFPNYPGALPSESTTSAVMVDPQLNSNFSLPIFSLIADSSDLFSDDRGIYVWGNAIDGNYNEVGDNWERKANIALIDVNGITQFESVVGIRTHGGGGRHSCQKSLKLNFREEYGKGHLDYILFPGKTQNRFDNLILRSNGHRPDCIPRDDISSLIVEGIPLDHMNVRQVVVFINGEYWGLHSIKENLNADYFANKYSIPKEEVTTLDKEGDVEEGTLSDSLLFQNLKDFIDGSDMTISSNYDWVKTQMDVDNFIDYQLSEIYFGNGDWPNSNTRMWRKSTSFNPLAPAGQDGRFRWIFYDQDGSFGGSCSNVFPSMNGIQQATLTGPLFGSYTKILRGLLTNNDFKTAFINRYCDLLNSWFKENRIQSIVQQSDNIYRPEMQRHVERWRYPSMSTSLADRANEVPDLQRWDAIIYQLDSFARYRPEKQRNQFQAYFSLGDSIKITLNVNDTVMGRVKINSLLIHPQLPGVEGPTYPWTGLYYENIPLQLKAIPMPGYQFLEWQGTGITTDEITVTLNTDSVITALFVIDPSYDPLRDLKFNEVMAKNNSFIADNYGEYDDWFEIYNPGSDTIDLNNYFVSTSLIQPTQFQIIAGDSSTKIPPYGFKLFWADNDLAQGNLHCNFTLPAAAGSLYLFLPDGITMVDSIHYEGMTDNVSYGCYPDGSDDKIWFYYATPGMSNLMTSMAEETAIAEQLIPYPNPADGEELFLNRSTTFSVYDVNGKLILNRQNTNRIPLQDMVPGLYFIIDKQGNHARFIRL, from the coding sequence ATGAGAAACCGGATTTTATTTTTCCTTTTTTGTTTTTCCTTTCATTTCGCATCGGCACAGATTCGTATTCACGAAGTGGTGATAAACAATTTAGGTCCGGTAATGGATTTTGAATCTTCGTTTGAAGACTGGATTGAAATTCGCAACTACGGTTCTACCTCCGTTAATCTTGCCGGCTATCACCTGAGTGATAAAATCGGTAATCCTTCCAAGTGGACCTTTCCCTCTGTAAATGTATCACCCGGTGCAGTGGTGATCGTGTTTGCCAGCGGAAAAAATCTGGTGAATCCGGAATTCCATTCCAATTTTTCATTGTCGCAAGGTGAACTTTTATACCTGACCGATCCGGCTTTGAATTTGCTAGATTCAATGACTTTGCCTTATTGTCCTGCCCCCTACTCTTACGGAAGAAATACCAATAATGTACTTTCATTTTTTTCTTCGCCTACGTTTAATGATCCCAACAATGGCATGGGTTATTGGGGAGTAACTGTTGCTCCGGCTATTCAACCCTCAACGGGAGTTTATTCTTCCGATCAGTTATTATCTTTTTTGCATCACGATCCGAATGTCACCATACACTATACCATCGATGGATCTGAACCAGATGTCAATGATCCTGTATTAACAGCAGGCACCATGTTGAGTTTTATCGGAACCAATGCAGGAAATTACTGGAGTTTAATTCCTACGAATCCTTCCTTCAATTATCCATTGGGATCTTACGATTCGGCACGTGCAAATACCAGAGGATGGTTACCTCCTTATTCGAATGTGTATCGGTTTAATGTGGTAAAAGCAAAAGCATTTCCGAATTATCCGGGTGCACTTCCCAGCGAAAGCACCACGAGCGCGGTGATGGTTGATCCGCAATTGAACAGCAATTTTTCTCTACCCATTTTTTCCCTGATTGCCGATAGCAGCGATTTGTTTTCGGACGACCGCGGAATTTATGTCTGGGGAAATGCCATTGACGGAAATTACAATGAAGTGGGTGATAACTGGGAACGCAAAGCGAATATTGCTTTGATTGATGTAAACGGCATCACCCAATTTGAGTCGGTAGTTGGAATACGTACACACGGTGGCGGTGGAAGACATAGTTGCCAGAAAAGTTTAAAACTGAATTTCAGAGAAGAATACGGTAAGGGTCATCTCGATTACATTTTATTTCCCGGAAAAACACAAAACCGTTTCGATAATCTGATTTTACGGAGTAACGGACATCGGCCGGATTGCATTCCGCGCGACGATATTTCTTCGTTGATTGTAGAAGGAATTCCTCTCGATCACATGAATGTGCGTCAGGTCGTTGTTTTTATCAATGGAGAATATTGGGGATTGCATTCCATCAAAGAAAATCTGAATGCCGATTATTTTGCCAATAAATATTCTATACCGAAAGAGGAAGTGACCACCCTCGATAAAGAAGGTGATGTAGAAGAAGGCACCTTAAGTGATTCCTTACTTTTTCAAAACCTCAAAGATTTTATTGATGGAAGCGATATGACAATTTCTTCCAATTATGATTGGGTAAAGACGCAGATGGATGTCGACAATTTTATCGATTACCAATTAAGTGAAATATATTTTGGTAATGGCGACTGGCCCAACAGCAATACTCGCATGTGGCGTAAATCCACCAGTTTTAATCCGTTGGCCCCGGCGGGACAAGACGGTCGTTTCCGTTGGATATTTTACGATCAGGACGGAAGTTTTGGCGGTTCCTGCAGCAATGTTTTTCCGAGTATGAATGGCATACAACAAGCCACATTAACGGGACCTCTATTCGGAAGTTATACGAAAATTTTACGCGGACTATTAACGAATAATGATTTTAAAACCGCCTTTATCAATCGCTATTGCGACTTATTAAATTCCTGGTTCAAAGAAAACCGTATTCAGTCGATCGTACAACAAAGCGATAACATCTACCGACCCGAAATGCAACGGCATGTAGAACGCTGGAGATATCCTTCCATGTCGACCTCCCTCGCCGATCGCGCAAATGAAGTTCCGGATTTGCAACGATGGGATGCCATTATTTACCAATTGGATTCCTTCGCCAGGTATCGTCCCGAAAAACAACGCAATCAGTTTCAAGCCTATTTTTCGCTGGGCGACAGTATTAAAATCACGCTGAATGTAAATGACACCGTGATGGGTCGGGTAAAAATAAACAGCCTATTAATCCACCCGCAATTACCCGGAGTGGAAGGTCCCACCTACCCATGGACTGGATTATATTATGAAAACATTCCCCTTCAACTAAAAGCCATTCCCATGCCGGGTTATCAATTTTTAGAATGGCAGGGAACCGGAATAACTACCGATGAAATTACGGTAACACTCAATACGGATTCAGTCATTACTGCACTCTTTGTCATTGATCCGTCTTATGATCCACTTCGCGATTTAAAATTTAATGAAGTGATGGCTAAAAACAATTCGTTTATTGCCGACAACTACGGTGAATACGATGACTGGTTTGAAATTTATAATCCCGGTTCCGACACCATCGATCTGAACAATTATTTTGTAAGTACAAGTTTGATTCAGCCTACCCAATTCCAAATTATAGCCGGCGATTCCAGCACCAAAATTCCTCCATACGGATTTAAATTATTCTGGGCCGACAATGATCTTGCACAGGGGAACCTGCACTGCAATTTCACATTACCCGCTGCTGCCGGAAGTCTGTATTTATTCCTGCCCGACGGAATTACGATGGTGGACAGCATCCATTATGAAGGCATGACGGATAATGTTTCCTATGGATGTTATCCGGATGGAAGCGACGATAAGATTTGGTTTTATTATGCTACACCGGGAATGAGTAATTTAATGACAAGCATGGCAGAAGAAACCGCCATTGCAGAGCAATTAATTCCTTATCCGAATCCTGCAGACGGAGAAGAATTGTTTTTAAACCGAAGTACCACTTTTTCGGTTTATGATGTGAACGGCAAATTAATTCTTAACCGGCAAAACACAAATCGTATTCCGCTTCAGGATATGGTTCCCGGTTTATATTTCATTATCGACAAGCAAGGAAATCACGCACGCTTTATCCGCTTATAA
- a CDS encoding glycosyltransferase family 2 protein, with the protein MVEFWDDFFAYLASVGYWKLVRIFWFYVLFEFFRYVFVETIALFSWKFKSWVQRKQIKEARKLMWDESPLVSIIVPGKNEGKHIFKLAKSLREQTYTNYELIIIDDGSDDATPEICKNLQKNGLISMFLRNDVRGGKASAANLGLRYARGKYIVHLDADCSYDRDAIENILVPFYFDKRIGAIGGNVQVRNYKESLATTLQAIEYSDTISVGRIVTSHLGIYRVISGAFGAFRKDVMDRIGGWDIGPGLDGDITVKIRKLGYRIYFEPLAVCQTSVPNTFRKLIKQRLRWDKSLIRFRLRKHRDVFVPNQSFKLGNFISFAENITYNLVLNVFWYFYLFDMLVDFPSQLKYIIVMNFFLYSVNNYFKFLFFSPFRARKNAPITYFLIYIPLMVFYFGYFLRIVRSAAYFSELFFKASYKDPWNPAKTSRHAKEMRL; encoded by the coding sequence ATGGTAGAATTCTGGGACGACTTTTTCGCTTATCTTGCTTCAGTAGGATACTGGAAATTGGTTCGTATTTTCTGGTTTTACGTTTTATTTGAATTTTTCCGTTACGTTTTTGTTGAAACCATTGCCCTTTTTTCCTGGAAATTTAAATCCTGGGTACAACGCAAGCAAATAAAAGAAGCGCGTAAACTGATGTGGGATGAATCGCCTTTAGTATCGATTATTGTCCCCGGTAAAAATGAAGGAAAACATATTTTTAAGCTTGCCAAATCACTTCGTGAACAAACCTACACCAATTATGAGTTAATCATTATTGATGACGGTTCAGACGATGCCACGCCGGAGATTTGTAAAAACCTGCAGAAAAACGGATTGATCAGTATGTTCCTTCGCAATGATGTTCGCGGAGGAAAAGCATCTGCTGCAAATCTCGGACTCCGCTACGCCAGAGGAAAATACATTGTACACCTCGATGCCGATTGTTCCTACGACCGCGATGCGATTGAAAATATTCTGGTGCCCTTTTATTTCGATAAACGCATTGGTGCTATTGGTGGAAACGTTCAGGTAAGGAATTATAAAGAAAGTCTGGCCACTACACTTCAAGCCATTGAATATTCCGATACCATATCGGTGGGACGAATCGTGACTTCGCATTTGGGAATTTACCGTGTTATTTCCGGAGCCTTTGGTGCATTTCGTAAAGATGTAATGGACCGTATTGGCGGTTGGGATATTGGTCCGGGACTCGACGGCGATATCACTGTTAAAATCAGAAAACTCGGATACCGAATTTATTTTGAACCATTGGCGGTTTGTCAGACCAGTGTTCCCAATACCTTCCGCAAATTAATCAAGCAACGTTTGCGCTGGGATAAATCATTAATCCGCTTTCGCTTGCGTAAACACCGTGATGTATTTGTCCCCAATCAATCTTTCAAACTCGGAAATTTTATTTCGTTTGCCGAAAACATCACTTACAATTTAGTGCTGAATGTTTTCTGGTATTTTTATTTGTTCGATATGCTGGTGGATTTTCCTTCACAGTTGAAATACATTATTGTGATGAATTTCTTTTTGTATTCGGTCAACAATTATTTCAAATTTTTATTCTTTTCACCCTTTCGTGCCAGAAAAAATGCGCCTATAACCTATTTCCTGATTTACATTCCTTTGATGGTTTTCTATTTCGGATATTTCCTCCGCATTGTAAGGAGTGCAGCCTATTTTTCGGAACTATTCTTCAAAGCCTCCTATAAGGACCCTTGGAATCCGGCAAAGACGAGTCGCCACGCCAAGGAAATGCGCCTTTAA
- a CDS encoding HlyD family secretion protein, whose protein sequence is MKNINFQRGNSMIRTWEQDQKSRVPFNWDRLIYIIILVVILFFFLRYVYHKFIYIDADGQVLFEKVNIMNTDDSRILEFHVAEGESVEKGDSLFTYFEDEDAFGRFSSNGGSAAMSMGGGDKEWVEREIYNLSKQIAGNEIRLKESQEMLLLQEGKLEQTRNEVILDIIPRSTLDQLENSIASLHFEIEKLQNDIRMSKTYLGRLYSMRGQNAPANMKVNNNGGAGGDDNGKKVFYSPLSGTITKINFQPFEVAVKSEVIMSIHQPQNIFIKAFFEQEDMNQLHEGDEVNIEFPDGSSSRGYIRRFYFATNTLPEEFQKKYEPTTRSLVADIFPLDSAELGTWKAFYKMSVNITKSKF, encoded by the coding sequence ATGAAAAACATCAATTTTCAGCGTGGAAATTCGATGATACGAACCTGGGAACAGGATCAGAAATCGCGTGTGCCGTTTAACTGGGACCGCCTTATTTATATTATCATTCTGGTAGTGATTCTTTTCTTCTTTCTGCGTTATGTGTATCACAAATTCATATACATCGATGCGGATGGACAAGTGTTGTTTGAAAAAGTAAACATCATGAATACCGACGACAGCCGGATTCTTGAGTTTCATGTTGCCGAGGGGGAAAGTGTTGAAAAAGGCGATTCACTCTTTACGTATTTCGAAGATGAAGATGCATTCGGTCGATTCAGCTCCAACGGTGGATCTGCAGCCATGAGTATGGGCGGAGGCGATAAAGAATGGGTAGAGCGTGAAATTTATAATCTCAGCAAACAAATTGCAGGAAATGAAATCCGCTTAAAGGAGAGTCAGGAAATGCTTTTGTTGCAAGAAGGAAAACTGGAACAAACACGCAATGAAGTGATCCTGGATATCATTCCCCGATCAACACTCGATCAATTGGAAAATTCCATTGCATCGCTGCATTTCGAAATAGAAAAATTGCAAAACGACATCCGAATGAGTAAAACTTATTTGGGTCGACTCTACAGTATGCGTGGACAAAACGCTCCTGCGAACATGAAAGTCAACAATAACGGAGGAGCCGGTGGGGATGACAATGGTAAAAAAGTATTTTATTCGCCCTTGAGCGGAACCATTACCAAAATTAATTTTCAGCCTTTTGAAGTCGCAGTGAAATCGGAAGTGATCATGTCGATTCACCAACCGCAAAATATTTTTATCAAAGCATTTTTCGAGCAGGAAGACATGAATCAGTTGCACGAGGGGGATGAAGTAAATATTGAATTTCCAGATGGATCCAGCAGCCGGGGATATATTCGTCGTTTTTATTTCGCAACGAATACATTGCCGGAGGAATTCCAGAAAAAATATGAGCCAACGACAAGAAGTCTGGTTGCCGATATTTTCCCACTGGATAGCGCTGAACTTGGAACCTGGAAAGCCTTTTACAAGATGAGTGTAAACATAACCAAATCGAAATTCTGA
- a CDS encoding acylphosphatase gives MELSIQIRISGKVQGVGFRRNLQSKALSLDLCGKVWNTSGGEVMVNVWGPKTQVMQLLEWCQHGPRFAKVDSLQWVEIERGGENEFIITNEE, from the coding sequence TTGGAATTAAGCATCCAAATCCGGATTAGCGGCAAAGTTCAGGGTGTAGGTTTCAGAAGAAATTTGCAATCGAAAGCGCTGTCGCTGGACTTATGCGGAAAAGTTTGGAACACTTCCGGTGGAGAAGTCATGGTGAATGTTTGGGGACCAAAAACACAGGTGATGCAATTATTGGAATGGTGTCAGCATGGTCCGCGTTTTGCAAAGGTTGATTCCTTGCAATGGGTAGAAATTGAAAGGGGAGGGGAAAATGAATTTATTATTACAAATGAAGAATAA